The following proteins come from a genomic window of Suricata suricatta isolate VVHF042 chromosome 5, meerkat_22Aug2017_6uvM2_HiC, whole genome shotgun sequence:
- the LOC115291238 gene encoding 60S ribosomal protein L10-like, producing MAPAFTTFLGPCSCCMTLSTGLQLRLSPRGLAVLPVRLEGGAAEAPLFSLLCLFLWHVTEDLGVARGRRPALCYRYCENKTYPKSCFCRGVPSAKIRIFDLEHKKAKMDEFPLCGHMVSDEYEQLSSEALEAACICAHKYMVKSCGKDGFHIRVRFHPFHVICISKMLSCAGADRLQTGMRGAFGKSQGTVAWVRIGRVIMSISTKLQNKEHVIEALPKAKFKFPGLQKTHISKKWGFTKFNADEFEDMVAEKRLIPDGCEVKYIPNRDLLDKWRGLHS from the exons ATGGCACCTGCCTTCACGACTTTCCTGGGCCCCTGCTCGTGCTGCATGACTCTGTCCACGGGACTGCAGCTCAGACTCAGTCCTCGGGGTCTCGCCGTGTTGCCTGTGCGGCTGGAGGGCGGGGCTGCTGAGGCACCATTGTTTAGCCTGCTTTG TCTTTTCCTTTGGCATGTCACTGAAGATCTTGGTGTCGCCAGGGGCCGCCGCCCTGCCCTGTGTTACCGGTATTGTGAGAACAAGACGTATCCGAAATCTTGCTTCTGCAGAGGTGTCCCCAGTGCCAAGATCCGCATTTTTGACCTGGAGCATAAGAAGGCAAAAATGGATGAGTTCCCACTCTGTGGCCACATGGTGTCGGATGAGTACGAGCAGCTCTCTTCTGAAGCCCTGGAGGCCGCCTGTATTTGTGCCCACAAGTACATGGTGAAAAGCTGTGGCAAAGATGGTTTTCACATCCGAGTGCGATTCCACCCCTTCCATGTCATCTGCATCAGCAAGATGTTGTCCTGTGCTGGTGCGGACAGGCTCCAGACAGGTATGCGGGGTGCTTTTGGAAAGTCCCAGGGCACAGTGGCCTGGGTCCGCATTGGCCGAGTCATCATGTCCATCAGTACCAAGTTGCAGAACAAGGAGCATGTGATTGAGGCCCTACCTAAGGCCAAGTTCAAGTTCCCTGGCCTCCAGAAGACCCACATTTCCAAGAAGTGGGGCTTTACTAAGTTTAATGCGGACGAGTTTGAAGACATGGTGGCTGAAAAGCGGCTCATCCCAGATGGTTGTGAGGTCAAATACATCCCTAATCGTGACCTCTTGGACAAGTGGAGGGGTCTGCACTCATGA